One Nicotiana tomentosiformis chromosome 1, ASM39032v3, whole genome shotgun sequence genomic window, TCACCTCAACCCAACATAAATGGGtagaggtgtatcacgataccacaatctctacacaaagcggccataccgcctcaccccaatatatgcgggtggaagtatatcacaataccagaattccaacacaaagcggccctaccgccttaccccaatataggcggtagaggtgtatcacaataccgcAATCCCAACACAatgcggccctaccgcctcaccctaatatatgcgggaggaagtatatcacaatactagaatcccaacacaaagcggccctaccgcctcagcccaatatatgcgggtggaggtttatcacaataccacaatcccaacccgcctcaccccaatataggCGGGTGGAgttgtatcacaataccacaatcccaacacaaagcgaccctaccgcctcacccaaatatatACGGATGGAAGTATATAACAATACCAGAACCCAaacataaagcggccctaccgcctcaccccaatatatgtgggtggaagtatatcacaataccagaatcccaaAACAAAGCGGCCCTAACTCCTCACCCCAATATaggcgggtggaggtgtatcacaatacaacaatcccaacacaaagcggccctaccgcctcaccctaatatatgcgggtggaagtatatcacaataccagaatcccaacacaaagcggccctaccgcctcagcccaatatatgcgggtgtaggtttatcacaataccacaattccaaCACAAAGcgaccctaccgcctcaccccaatatatgcgggtggaagtatataacaataccagaatcccaacacaaagcgaccctactgcctcaccccaatataggCAAGTGGAGTTGTataacaataccacaatcccaacacaaagcggacctaccgcctcacccaaatatatgcgggtggaagtataTAACAATACCAGAAtctcaacacaaagcggccctaacgcctcaccctaatatatgcgggtggaagtatatcacaataccagaatcccaacataaaacggccctaccgccttaccccaatataggcgggtggaggtgtatcacaataccacaatcccaacacaaagcggccctaccgcctcaccccaatatatgtgggtggaagtatatcacaataccataatcccaacacaaagcggccctaccgcctcaccccaatataggtgggtggaggtgtatcacaataccacaatcccaacacaaagcagccctaccgcctcaccccaatatatgtgggtggaagtgtatcacaataccacaatcccaacacaaagctgccctaccgcctcaccccaatatatatgggtggaagtatatcacaataccagaatcccaacacaaagcggccctaccgcctcaccccaatataggtgggtggaggtgtatcacaataccacaatcccaacacaaagcggccctaccgcctcaccccaatatatgcgggtggaagtatatcacaataccagaatcccaacacaaagtgtccctaccgcctcaccccaataaatGCGGGTGGAGGtttatcacaataccacaatccctacacaaagcgatcatgctgcctcaccccaatatatgtgggtggaggtgtattcattaataccacaatccctacacaaagcggtcataccgcctcaccccaatatatacgggtggaggtgtattacaatcaccaataccatatataaactcaaagcaacatagtttgtcattatATTTAACGTCGTAATtactcatatcattggaatatTTCATGTTCATGTTCAtcctcatcatggagaaacacaactcattacattagcgcatgcatggtaaatcaataagtcgatttcaatggcacatgggcccaatttcatttcttaaggttcatcgtcATTTATCAAtggacatctcccttccatcttattattcactcccttgacctcttgaggtcattatctaggttcatgactcttggggacttaacaatcaaagtcatttacatatattatttcattggctctcttggccatacacaagattcttctttcatggcacaatgatcgtatttcatattccacactttcacccctttcaatttcaaagatcaccatcaaatatcaacatgtagaatatttcaaaaatcatatacttcaaatccatttgaaatggaaacttcaaacacaaatggtttcttcccaaataatGAGGCATACCAACTAACAATtgaaacacacatcaaaatcataaataatcaatacaccatttattcttgcaatactcttccccagaaatgacaatatacaatttcaacacatgagtatatagaactcaaaTCACCCtgaatatatttataaagcaaagcattagctAAAGCAGcctgaattgagtacaaaagattttaggaaattctatttttgaagtcctttttaaacaattgagtcgagtctcatttcatattctttatcacatcctctcaaatcattttcaccactagccacaatcataacttaaattcttggcacgtcggccgcactctatatccccaattcacttatttcacttccaaccatctttatagattattaaTAATAAGACATTTACAAATCAATACTTTAGGTACACCCATAAGAAATTAAAAGTCTTAGGTATAAtaagattttctcacacaatatggcctcataaccttcatttggaacatgactcaaagacatagcattttaatacatatatcattcttgaacacattcccaaagggtaacataatgtgataggaatattCGGGATAAGTTTTGATTACACAATTCTCATCACTTTTCTTATtcgggataatcgaatttattgggaacaactcgaaacaaagaataaggaacttgagacaaacatacttggaattcgattccaagagagaaagtttagccaacatacctcaattgatctttccttaaattactacgacattccaaaaattctagcaacttcaatctatttagaaacataacaaaagtaaaccataattaggaagatgaacatggttttagctcatttgagcatattatcaaacactatgtgtgcatcaaggtttcaaggtccttttatggaggattccatcatccccaacccaatatttaccattctTAGCTCATCAATCTTCCTAATTACCCgattctagacaaaattcaaaattaagggttaggatgtagaatcttacctcttaggaagaagacctaggtgccccTCTttataatcttcaaggttttaagtgagagttGAAGAGAAATTTTGATGAATATTAACTtatccctctaggactctctctctctatcactctcaaaatatcagaaaatatgttttaaatggtccaaggtaggtgttttaacggaatagggtcgggtttaaaacatatgaaaatggatactccgaaattctggaccgggctacagacctggcctcgccaggctaaaacCTAGTCTTACCCCTGGCCttgcgagctctgtagcgagctacatgccagcctttgggtatttgatcataacctcttgtaggaatgtccgaatgccaaacggtttgaagtgttagaaactagactcaaagggctttaatttgataggtagatcacctcataagtcGTTATACTTTGGTAGCCTCATATGTTTGAAttaggatcttgtgcgaattgagatatcctttccacttaatgtatcctacttgttccacacgaattctttccattcacaaaactccttagtatgtttcaacacaccttaaacatataattttcatttcaaaataatgtggttctatcctaTGGGTCTCCTATAATACTCTAACACGCTATTCCCTaataccgttggcgtactttaaaatattaaatcattagggAAATATTTCGGGGCCTAacaatcatcaatgaacacaataacaaaAGAATTAAAATAAGGTtagaacacactgttcatcaaattcatgaaaGCTATGGAGGCATTGGTCAAACTAAAATACATCACCAATacctcataatggccataacgagttctgaaagTTGTCTTAGAAATGTCTGAAGCCCTAATATTCAATCTTTAAGAATgccctagcaccctgaagttgatcaaataaatcatcaacgcgtggcagtggatacttgttcttgatggtaacatGGTTCAGttgcctgtagtcaatacacattctcatagaacTATTCTTTTTCTTAAAAAACAACACCGGgtcaccccaaggtgaaacacttgGCATGATGAACCCTTTTATCCAGCAACTCTTGTAACTACtcattcaattccttcaactcagctaaAGCCACACAATACGaaggaatagagataggttgagTGCATGGTGCCAAATCAATGCTGAAATAAATATCCCTAGCGGGTGGCATGCCCAGTATATCTACACGAAACACATATGAAaactccctcactaccggaactgactcaacaatAGGAGTATCAGGACTAATATCTCTGACAAAATCTAGATACACCAAACACCCCTTCTAAACCATCTGTTGAGCCTCCAAAATAAGATCACTTTGCTAGAAGTATGACCAAGAGAACCCCTCCCCAACCTCGGCAACCCTGGCATTgccaacatcacagtcttagaatgacaatcaagaatattaTGGTAcgaagataaccaatccatacttaagatcacatcaaagtccaccatatctaACAATAGAAAGTCTGCTCTCATCTCAAAACCACACATAGtgaccacacatgactgatagactagatccaccataatagaatccccaaccGGTGTAAATACATGAACAAGGGTAGCAAGAGAATCACGTGCCATATCTAGACAAGAAGCAAAGTATgacgacacatatgaataagtagagctaggatcaaataaaattgaagCATCTATATGGAACACAGTAACAATACCTATAATAACTGCATCAGAAGAAACTGCTTCGGTCCTCCCTGGAAACACATAACTTCTAGCTTGACCTCCACTAGACTGAGCTTTACCTCTAGGACGACCATGTCTTGAATGACCTCCACCCCAAACTGGTTAAGCGGGTAGTGTAGCAACCAGTGCAGGAATCATAGTCTAGCCTCCCTGATGCCCAGAACCCCTGTGAAAATGGGGGAAATATTTCCTGACATACTCCAAATCTCCACACTCGTAGCAACCTCGGATTGGAAATGACTGCGAGGCCTGAG contains:
- the LOC138909038 gene encoding uncharacterized protein codes for the protein MLSRHATVLIPSEEERVRIFIDGLQHGIRLSMAKEAETMTSFHQAVEIARRIERICSETREMLKVWGGGHSRHGRPRGKAQSSGGQARSYVFPGRTEAVSSDAVIIGIVTVFHIDASILFDPSSTYSYVSSYFASCLDMARDSLATLVHVFTPVGDSIMVDLVYQSCVVTMCGFEMRADFLLLDMVDFDVILSMDWLSSYHNILDCHSKTVMLAMPGLPRLGRGSLGHTSSKVILFWRLNRWFRRGVWCI